CAAATGGAATTTTGAAAAGTCCGTCAAACGAAACATTGTTGTAGCGTGGAGTTTGAAATTCAAAAATATCATTCAAATGTTTTTCGCAGAGATACTGAAAATAAAACCCAATCCATTCCATTTGCTTCCAATGAGAAAACTCACTGTCTCTCATTTCAATTATCGAATCTTTCCCATTCCAAACCTTTTGAATTTTTCTAAAACGCTTAGCTATTTCCTGATAAATCTTTTCAGGCATACTGTTCAGAGGGTTCAAAAAGGTCTAACGAATTTTTATTTTTCTTGGCTATATGATTGTGATTGATACGAGGGGTAAATTTGTAATGATAATTTTTGTCAGTCATCATTTTTATTTTATCTTCAATACTAATTCCGTCAATGCCGTAACCAATAGAATCCCATCCATCAACTTTTTGCCGTGCGAACAATTCTACTCTCGGCAAATCACCAAACAATTGAACAATCCTTTCCCGCACAATAGGAGGTTTTACAGAGTGCCCTATCCGTTGGTGCATTAAAATTTGAGGAACTGTTTTATCAACAGATTTTATGTGTCCACGCATACCAAGCAAACAAATTTCAATGTTTGATTTTGTGTAACTTCCCATTCCGCGCAATGGCTTTCCGTCTTTTTTTATTTTCACCCAAGAGAACGCACAAGTTTTATATTTGAAACCCCAAGCGTCAAGCACTTTAAAAGCTTCTGGCAATGCTGGCATTGTCGCCCACAAAAACAAAGCACAATTTTTATCCCGAAGTTCTTTCACATTCAATGAGCAGATTTGGTCGGTGCTCATTGTCTCGTAATGTTTTTCGGGTGCAAAGTTTCCACCGTCTTTTCCCTCACCCCATTTATATTTCCACGCTGGGTCAGCATAAATGATTTTATATTTCATCTTTGTTTGTTTTATTAAGTATGGTTTCCCAGTTGCACTCCGTATTCTTACTTGTAGATATTATTGTCACTACAGTATTTCACGCTACGAATAAATTGAACTCATTCTGCTTTTAAGAGCGCATCCTTTATTTTGTTTTCTATTTCTTCAGCCAGTTCATGATTATCATCGAACACCTGCTTCACCGCATCTCTCCCCTGCCCTAACTTTGTTCCGTCATACGAAAACCACGAGCCGCTTTTCTGAATAACGTTATGCAGTGCGCCAAGGTCAATTATTTCTCCC
This genomic stretch from Bacteroidota bacterium harbors:
- a CDS encoding DNA methyltransferase; translation: MKYKIIYADPAWKYKWGEGKDGGNFAPEKHYETMSTDQICSLNVKELRDKNCALFLWATMPALPEAFKVLDAWGFKYKTCAFSWVKIKKDGKPLRGMGSYTKSNIEICLLGMRGHIKSVDKTVPQILMHQRIGHSVKPPIVRERIVQLFGDLPRVELFARQKVDGWDSIGYGIDGISIEDKIKMMTDKNYHYKFTPRINHNHIAKKNKNSLDLFEPSEQYA